From Cucumis melo cultivar AY chromosome 3, USDA_Cmelo_AY_1.0, whole genome shotgun sequence:
AAATCCCTCCACCCTCTCTTCCGGCTTCCGTCTCAAAAACTGGCACTTCCCATCCCATCTTCAAAAACCCTTCCACTCCATTTCTCTCTCACAACTCACCATGATCGCCGAATCAATGCTCCTCAATCCCACGGCTCACATTTCAACCTGGGACTCCCTCGACGATCCCTCCGCCGCAATCTCTTCCTATTTCTCCGCCGGCCACGTGTCCCCCCTCGATTCCCCAACGGCGGCGCTCATGGATTTCGATTCCTCCTTATGGGAAGATCCTGACTTGCCGGCGCCTGTGGACGGCTTCTCGTGTGACCAGTTCCGGATGTATGAGTTCAAAGTCCGCTCGTGCGCTCGTGGCAGGTCGCACGATTGGACCAAATGTCCGTACGCTCACACCGGCGAGAAGGCTCGCCGCCGAGATCCCAGGAAGTTCAACTATTCAGGCGCCGAGTGCCCGGATTTACGCCATGGGTGTTGTAAAAAGGGAGATGCCTGCGAGTACGCTCATGGAACTTTCGAAATTTGGCTCCACCCAGACCGATACCGGACACAACCTTGCCGTGACGGAACTGGCTGTCGACGGCGGGTCTGTTTCTTCGCCCACACGTCGGAGCAACTCCGGATTCCGGGGAAACAAAGTGTCAGGTCTCCACGGGCGAGAGAAATCGCTGTCCCTGCTGTGTCATCGCCGACGTCGATCCTGTTATCGCCGTCTTCGGACTCGCCGCCTCTGTCTCCAATCAGCCCTGTAATCAGTGGCGGCGAATCATCCAGCCGATTAGTTGCATTGATGCACAGCCTCCGCCTGGATGAATTAAAAACAAATCCTGGAGTCTCCAGCTTCAGTCCAAATCTCCGTCGGAACTCCGGTGCATTTGATCTGTGGGatagagaaaatgaagaagaaccAGCAATGGAAAGAGTGGAATCAGGAAGAAATCTAAGAGCCCAAATGTACGCGAAATTAATGAGAGAGAATTCAGTGGACCGAGTCCGGCCACTGATATCAGCCGGATCTCAGAACTAAttcgaggaagaagaagaagaagaagccatGGATTCGAATTTTTACTTTAATTGAGTTTCTGTGAATCAAATCCTTTTCCTcccatttctttttttcttcttcttttttttcgtaTTTCGTATTTTTAGTTTCTACTAATTTCTGTAAATGGGTTTAATGTTAATTTGTGGAGGTGAGTGAGTTACAATTTCCCCCCCATTTGTACAGAAACTGAATGggaatttaataaaatttctttctcgactataatataatatgaagATCGAACAATGTCCAAAGGGGTAAGTTTAACGTAAAATGTATTAGAGAAGAAGGATAAGTTTCGAAGTTGAAATAGTGAAGATGAAGGAATTTGTACAAAATCCAAAACTTGCTTTTCAATCCTGCTGCTGCTGCGGTGGCGGCTCACTCAATCAATATCCTTGTTTCTACCTACTTTAAATATGCTTCATTCTGTCTTCTTTAGACCTAGCTAATCCACTTTGTAACTGCTTCCTAAATGTGTCGTTCACTCTTGTGCGAGCTCTTTTTTGGTTATTTTTCTTCTCAGTCAAAGAGTTTGTAATTTTGGTtaataattttgtaattttgaatgcACAAATCTCTGGGTTTGAGAAACTAAATttattgattgattgattgaatGGGAAGTTTGATTATGATTTAATGTACATGCTTGTGTTTAATAAATTtggaaaagttaaaaaaattgaaataaatccAAATGGCTTCCACAAATAATGACATAAGATATTTCCTGTCGGCTCCGACTTTGATGGATCTTCCGTACAATTGGAATGGATAAGAATGGATGGTTGATTCATCTTGTGATCAACAGTGTCTACGTAATTTGGTTGGGTTAGATTTTGTACTTTTGCACGatcaaattgaatatttgaGTTGGTCGGGATGACAACGTGAAAGATTcgaataaatttttttgaatttagTCGTCGGTTtagtattctatttttttattcaacACTTAAATTTATCTTAAACATATGTTTAATAGTTAAACTCCGAAAAAACTCAAATGTTAAGTACTATAAATTATTCCTCGTATCTATAATGAAATCTAATCACGGTCAATATTCCTAGAATAAATAAAAACATCGAAATTTTATGGCTTCAACCTTTTATCATATGAATTGAATAATTCGGATTATTTGAGTTATCAAATCACTtgataattcttaataattaaaGATATTTATTTTCTTCACAAAATTAGATCAGGCAAGTACCATTTTTAACATTACACGAGAATATAAAagagataaaataaaaaaagttatcataagacaaacaaaattttaaatttcaaatcgTGTACAAATGAATATTTTATTCAAGGAAATATATAggaataatttaataaataaattttctcCAACCGGAAAAGTTGTGTAATTTTTCAttgaattcaaatattaaaattaattacaacaaaaaatatagtaaaaaattgaactattaaattaaaaaatgtaatgGTATTTATTTAAGTTAATTGAGTTTAAATCAACCGTAATTGACCTGATATTTCTTGTTAGGTTAAAAAGAGTTGAACTTCTATTTATAACATTACGAATTTTCAGtgatggagaatagaaaaaggAGCGAAAAGATTCAACCTCAATGTTAGAATGCACATTTTACATCAATTGACGAAGTAGACTCGCATTTACTTATGGTTATCCTTTGTTGAATTTACATAATTGAGTAATATATAGTTTGTTGAACTATTATACTTTACACATAATTTATCTACCGAATGAAAACATCAAACCTACGATTATTCTTGAATTTATATGTAATTTGCAAACTAAAATGCTCCTAAATCCTATCGTGGGCCATTTTGAATTAagcttttttcttctttaatttgtTTGCATTTTTTTCCTAAACAATAATTTGGATGCAAAATGCATTCCTTCGACTTTAAACAGACCAGATTATTACATGAtgaaaatgcaaaaatttaataattactAAACCTTATTCAATctgtaaattttaataattaaagaTTTAGTTGAAGAACTTAAAATTTGAAGCAATATTAATACCCATACTTATCCACTAAGAACTTATTAGGTGGAAGAGGTGATTAAAAGTGTACTATATAAGCTTGTCATTTAAAGTCCCTCTAGGCCATCCCCCTtcatttcaatttcaaaaaaggaaaagggaaaaaagaaaaatccttcCAACTTTAGccaaaatattttagaaaatatggaAAGATTCTTGAAGAGTTATCCCATTATGGGAGGTGGTGAGTCCAATATGGGAAAAGCATAGCATGTGAAATGTTCTGAAAAAAAACCAAATGAGTATggttttgttatcatttcctTATAAAGCAATATGCAGATGATTTAgcaaatattcttgtgatataAGAGATCAGATCAGATCATCACATCACCACATCAAAATTAAATAACCCCATTTCCATAATTTGAACAGAAAACATTGAATTTGAGCCATTTCCTCAAGGAATATATATCATTATAGAGTGGACCCATTGTTATCTGCTATATTTATTTCACATAatcattcatatacttaatTGTAACTTGTAAGAAAAACTTCCAACTTTCCTTACTTTGTTTTTCTTGCCTAATGCTTCTGACACAAGGTAGAGGAGTCAAAAACTATGGTCCATCTGAAGTATTAAGTTAACATAATTCACGTAGTTATAAAGTTTACTGATAACATGTCATACCAAACTATTTCTGTACAGCTTAATATTTGCCAGTTTCAAGTTTAAATGGTGATATTCACAAATATATTTGTGTATTTTGTAGTTATTGAGCGTATAGAACAAAATAGTTATTTTGACAGATTGAATACAACAAAAGGTCACAAGCCAAAGGAGAACATCGTTGAGAAGCTATAAGGCAACATCTTGAAGCTACTACTGTCAACCCCCATCATAATGAACGACGACTACGCTACGTACTTGATGCATTAGTATTGCTCGACAAATCTTAGATTTCATCTATACCATCAAAACGCTGTACACTCATTCACATAATATAAAGTTATTCAAGACAACTATCACAAATATGGTTGTTTCATAATAACTATTCTAAAGCAACCCTCCAAATAACTCACAACCACACCCACGAATATATACAAATTTGAGATACTCTTACGCTTTTGCATACAAACGTACAAAATTGTCAACCACATATATAACGTTTTTCTTTCGTAATTTCTCCTCAAATAATATCTTTTTGTAGGGGtggaaaacagaaaaagcctcTTCTATATTAATTAACAAACAATAAACAAGCTTATAAGGAGAGAAACATACAAAGTCAATTAGCTAGATTCTATTTAGCTCTCACAATCCTCAGCCAAAATCAGAAGGGGAAATTATTGCAGTTGAGTGAGCTAGTTTTAGAGTTTAAAGCATTTAGCTACAGAACTCTTCCTCCCATTTATCCTTGGAAAGCAAAGGGGGCAATGGGAAGAGCTCCATGTTGTGAGAAAGGCAAAGTGAAGAAAGGGCCTTGGTCTCCTGATGAGGATGCCATTCTCAAAAGTTATGTAGAAACTCATGGCATTGCTGGTACCTGGATTGCTCTGCCCACTAAAGCTGGTTTAATCTCTTGCTTTTCTCTTCACTTTTATAAGAACTAACACCAAATTTTTAGTTTGGTTTTCTCTGTCGTTTCTTTGTTTCTGTAATGCAATGTTTTgaaagaaataagaaacaaaaaaactGCAGGGTTGAAGAGATGTGGGAAAAGTTGTAGGTTAAGATGGCTAAACTATCTCAGACCCAATATCAAGCATGGAGAATTTACAGAAGAGGAAGACAATGTCATTTTTAATCTCTATAATCAATATGGAAGCAGGCAAGTTCggtctttttttttccaagcCAGGATAAATCTTAAACAAGGATTCAGATTTGAAGTTTTACAAAGCTtacacaaaaaagaaatttgaatcTTGGATTATTTATTAGTTTCAATAAGATAGTCATGAGTATCTCTGTATGATTCTGCTTTCTTACCATTTGTTTTCGCCATGGTGTTTATCTTTCTATGGTAACATTAccaaaatttaagtttttaaaagttaaaaggtCCCTTTTTTGTtgttagtttttgaaaattaagattATAAATATTACTTTTGGTAAATTCCTTGGTTCTATTCCCCTAGgaatgtttttaaaaatcaaaacaagttttaaaaactaaaaggGATAGGTTTtgtggtttttgtttttgaaatttgggTAAGAGTTATGAATCTTTGTTCAGAAAAAGtgaaaattacaataataaagaaGTTCGAGAGGGAAGAAacatacattttaaaaaaagagtaaCCTAAGAAGAAAATTGTTATGAAATGAAACCTAAGACCCAATTTGGTATTTGTAATTTACGTCTGTTTTCTCCTAAACTTCCTACTATGTATGTTTTCACATCTCTGTgaataaatatttgaatttaaacaataaaaataaagaaatttacAAGTATCAATGATGTTTATAAGCTTAGTTTTCAAATAAATGGAAAGATAATCTTGAGATTATAATCTGTTAATTGTTGTGTTGTTGGCCAGATGGTCTACCATAGCCTCTCAACTCCCTGGTAGAACAGACAATGATGTAAAAAACCATTGGAACACTaaactgaagaagaagaagaagctgtTCCTTGCAGCCAAAACCAAGAGTCATCTTCACTCGCAATCCCCACTCCTACATGCTCCACAAACAGAGTTCACTGAAATCATTAACCACACACCAATCTCATGCATTGCTGCTTTACACAACTCAGTCGATCAGTTCCAGATTCCCACCGTTTCCGAACCCGATCCGGGTAGTGACAGTAGAGATCATTGGGGTTCAACGGAACCATGGGGCTGTGATTTCCCAGCAGACATCATCTGCAGCATGTTGTTTTAAGGAGAGAAAAATGGTGAATTGGAAAGATGGTTGTTTACTAGGCTATTGATAATATATGAACACCATGCTACTACGTAATAACCGAAGTTTGAACCAAATACTCGTAGTTCTGTTCCATTTACATAtatcaaaaatttaaatttcagtTTAATTCAATTTAGTTGTTAAATCGCAAGCATTCCTATTTTTAAACACCTCGAAAAAGGATCCAAGCAAACAAACACCTTAAACAACATTCTAGTAGCGAAATGAATCCTACCGATCGATCTTCAATTTcgtttcaaaaaatattttagattgaTTTTCGATAcgtttataaattaatatttgacaTTTAAACACAATTAAAATGTTAGGGAGAAAATTAATTAGCATTTGAAATTTATAACTCAGAATTTTGAAGAGTAAAGAGttggtattttgttatttttatattttaaaaatacctACATTGATATAATACCGTTTGTCACAAATTAATGGttctaaaaaaatgaaaagattttCAACCCATAAACCATCGGaacatttttaattaaaattataaacaaTAAAGGAAAATTCCACTACGAAAAATTGCTCCGTTGTCTCGTCTTCTGTTCCCGGCTTTTATCTCCACCGTCACGCATACAAAGAAAGTTGAAATTTCTTCACGGCCACCGGATCTCAACCTTCCCTTTCCAGCTACTCAAAGGTGCGCATCACCTCTTctctattttcctttttcttcagaATCGATTCATTTTTACATATATCAtctgttcaatttttttttctttttgctgtTTTTCCTCCCGATCCGTTGTCTTCATCTTTCTTCAATTCCTCACATTATCTGATTTTAATTCTGCAATATTGTTTGATAGATTTCGCAGATCTGTCATGGATTTCATGAAGGTTTTCGATCAAACTGTCCGTGAAATGTGAGGCTCCAACTAGTTGATGTTCCTCAATTtggatttatatatatatatatttcttttcttttcttttcttttttctacgTTATATGTATAGGTTTCTAGATAGAAGATGACCTTCTGTTAGCTTTAACTTCGATTTTTTATCTGTTTTTCATGTTATCTATTTACCTGTTGTTACAGAAAGAGGGAGGTGAATTTGAAGGTTCTGAAGGTTCCAGAAATCGAACAGAAGGTTTGGGATAATGCATTTGCTTTTATAGATCTAAGAAGCTCTCTATACGTTTACATACTTTAGGATATTACATGGTGTCATAACTCATATCCTGTTTTGCTTCTTGCTCCTGTTCTACTTCCACCTCCATTCAGTCAAACACCACGAAAGTTTAATTTATTGCTAAGTATTTAAAGAAGCATATATTGTTGTTTACAAACTGCCACACCACTGGCCTGTTAATTTGTAGCGTCAATTGGATGGATTTCGGGGAATATTGATGTTGCTTAGTATTGTAGCATTCAACTCCATCAATGGCGGTTAGCATTTTCTAGGCGTGTGGTCTATGCGAATTTTTGTCCGTGACATGGAGCAATCACATTCGTTTGAGTTCCAAGTGCCATTTAGGTCGATTTTCAATTTGGTTGGTCGTATTCCAGATGACCCTCAGTGAATGGGTTTTTCAGATAAATTGGATTGAGTTTCACAGTAGACTCACTTCTAATGAAGTGTTAGTAATTCTACTGTTGGAGGATAGAAATTCTCTACGTGGTTTCATAACTGGTTGTCATTGCTGCTTCAGGTGCTGGATGCAACAGATGATGAACCGTGGGGTCCTCACGGATCTGCACTGGCTGAAATTGCGCAAGCTACCAAGAAATTGTAAAGTtacattttcaaatttcaactcATCCCATatggttcttttcttcttcaatcaAGAACGTGTTTCTGTTTGgtgattgattttgatttttcagTTCCGAAACTCAGATGGTTATGAATGTTCTCTGGACAAGATTGAGTGAAACTGGTAAGAATTGGCGTCTTGTCTATAAGGTAAAATTTCATTTGTTCCCAGTTTAATACGTTTTTATTTTCTGACGAATAATGCTTTATATCCCACTCTTGCTCATGAGTGGCACTGTCAACTTCTTCAGGCTTTGGCTGTCATAGAGTATTTGGTGTCACATGGATCTGAACGTGCAGTGGATGACATTATCGAACATACTTTCCAGATATCTGTAAGAAAGTTTTAAAAATGTGCACTAAGATCCAGTTCAACACTTTAGAGACTCTTAGTCTTATTCTGTTTTGTGTTTTCTATTATGTTGGATAGTCACTCTCGAGTTTTGAATATGTTGAACCAAGTGG
This genomic window contains:
- the LOC103487803 gene encoding zinc finger CCCH domain-containing protein 20, whose translation is MIAESMLLNPTAHISTWDSLDDPSAAISSYFSAGHVSPLDSPTAALMDFDSSLWEDPDLPAPVDGFSCDQFRMYEFKVRSCARGRSHDWTKCPYAHTGEKARRRDPRKFNYSGAECPDLRHGCCKKGDACEYAHGTFEIWLHPDRYRTQPCRDGTGCRRRVCFFAHTSEQLRIPGKQSVRSPRAREIAVPAVSSPTSILLSPSSDSPPLSPISPVISGGESSSRLVALMHSLRLDELKTNPGVSSFSPNLRRNSGAFDLWDRENEEEPAMERVESGRNLRAQMYAKLMRENSVDRVRPLISAGSQN